The following are encoded in a window of Halorarum salinum genomic DNA:
- a CDS encoding helix-turn-helix domain-containing protein, producing the protein MQARSRPESTRDAEPTMERVPAGLSSPRAKLVYLYLATHGAVTEDDLREGLGMKRISLYAILKTLRSGGFVTRDGDRYVLD; encoded by the coding sequence ATGCAGGCACGAAGCAGACCCGAGTCGACGCGCGACGCCGAGCCGACGATGGAACGCGTCCCCGCGGGGCTCTCCTCGCCGCGCGCGAAGCTCGTCTACCTATATCTCGCCACCCACGGCGCGGTGACCGAGGACGACCTGCGGGAGGGGCTCGGTATGAAACGGATCTCGCTGTACGCCATCTTGAAGACGCTGCGGTCGGGTGGGTTCGTGACGAGGGACGGCGACCGGTACGTTCTGGACTGA